The following coding sequences are from one Eriocheir sinensis breed Jianghai 21 chromosome 13, ASM2467909v1, whole genome shotgun sequence window:
- the LOC126998221 gene encoding tudor domain-containing protein 5-like: MDKTSMPTPPVKQAKDKTSTPTPPVKQAKDKTSTPPLPVEQEMEKPPSKTKLQEVVEMVLYIVKQLQGIELDSIIPEYESRTGKKLDLQELGFTSLPAFLNHMAGDLKVMKYRGRVIIVEPDMALNLPSETPEPQDTAEDEAELKSEIRAAENLQQLLQEDFPYGLKLEELSGAYKGLYGTGVEELNYEKYGYRTLEAYLTARPKIATVVNCQNAVHILPPTPLETITPEHINTSYTGAVVKEGERFPVLEDLTPGCLDVIVGDVYTPHFFWVMRYGEGYSFDLDTLMDNMIVFYSSPLSERYRVQEGKVSHQRPLVALYMNDRNFYRAIVLSVEDLKTVKVLFVDYGTIYNCPYDCLRLMHRRFFDLPAQAIKCALYNVTPPKKKSRWPIKISNEFLRMVENQKMKAEVMDMQGGTKTILQLWDTSKGEEVNIAELLVSEGMAMWVNPSDHSTSPCRSELAVKPDSPMESSIANMTNTTREPEESSSDMMDFEAGGATAEGDDDYRFSTSTPEPAVPEPQDSYRLRWLEFNILGTIKTMEIRGVLCVMDSDLPHVWLDQVKHLGVTFTKEDDPELYLFMVESGFEIFEPSGKLRPSIVVYPFSALPQILTLGVGNNHVKEEEETDQETSISVLLKEWDCNHASETQGDSSTSSRMENEEHRNFYRHGAQVQPLRRPYISCKPDQE, encoded by the exons ATGGACAAGACAAGTATGCCAACACCTCCAGTCAAGCAAGCAAAGGACAAGACAAGTACACCAACACCTCCAGTCAAGCAAGCAAAGGACAAAACAAGTACGCCACCACTGCCAGTCGAGCAAGAAATGGAGAAGCCACCAAGCAAGACAAAGCTGCAGGAGGTTGTCGAGATGGTCCTCTACATCGTCAAGCAGCTGCAAGGCATCGAGTTGGATTCCATCATTCCCGAGTACGAG TCACGAACCGGGAAGAAACTTGACCTTCAGGAGCTGGGGTTCACGTCCCTGCCCGCCTTCCTGAACCACATGGCCGGGGATCTCAAGGTCATGAAGTACCGCGGCAGGGTCATCATCGTGGAACCTGACATGGCCTTGAACCTGCCAAGCGAAACACCGGAGCCCCAAG ACACTGCAGAAGACGAGGCCGAGCTTAAGAGTGAGATCAGAGCCGCAGAGAACCTCCAGCAACTTCTCCAGGAGGATTTTCCGTATGGGCTGAAGCTAGAGGAGCTGTCTGGTGCGTACAAG ggCTTGTACGGCACGGGAGTGGAGGAGCTGAACTACGAGAAGTATGGCTATCGCACGCTGGAGGCCTACCTCACTGCCCGGCCTAAAATCGCCACGGTCGTCAACTGCCAAAACGCTGTGCACATCCTGCCTCCCACGCCCTTGGAGACGATCACACCCGAACAC ATCAACACCTCCTACACCGGGGCAGTGGTCAAGGAGGGGGAGCGCTTCCCTGTGTTGGAGGACCTCACCCCGGGCTGCCTGGACGTGATAGTCGGGGATGTCTACACACCGCACTTCTTCTGGGTCATGCGCTACGGGGAGGGCTACTCCTTCGACCTGGACACACTGATGGACAATATGAT TGTGTTCTACAGCAGCCCTTTGAGTGAGCGCTACCGGGTGCAGGAGGGTAAAGTAAGCCACCAGAGACCCTTGGTTGCCTTGTACATGAATGACAGGAATTTCTACAGGGCCATTGTCTTGTCGGTGGAGGACCTCAAGACTGTCAAG GTTCTCTTTGTTGACTACGGGACGATCTACAACTGCCCCTACGACTGCCTTCGACTGATGCATAGAAGATTTTTCGACCTCCCAGCTCAGGCCATAAAG TGCGCGCTGTACAATGTGACGCCCCCGAAGAAGAAGTCTCGGTGGCCCATTAAGATCTCCAATGAGTTCCTCCGTATGGTGGAGAACCAGAAAATGAAGGCAGAGGTGATGGACATGCAG GGGGGGACCAAAACTATCCTCCAGCTCTGGGACACATCAAAGGGGGAGGAGGTCAACATTGCAGAGCTTCTGGTGAGTGAGGGAATGGCAATGTGGGTGAACCCCTCTGATCACAGCACCTCGCCTTGCCGCAGTGAACTTGCCGTGAAGCCAGACTCTCCAATGGAGTCCTCTATTGCAAATATGACAAACACCACCAGAGAGCCTGAAG AGAGCAGCAGCGACATGATGGACTTTGAGGCAGGAGGAGCAACAGCCGAAGGAGATGACGACTATCGTTTCTCCACGTCCACGCCCGAACCTGCCGTCCCAGAACCGCAGGACAG TTACCGGCTACGTTGGCTCGAGTTCAACATCCTCGGGACCATCAAGACCATGGAGATCCGCGGCGTCCTGTGCGTGATGGACTCGGACCTTCCACACGTCTGGCTTGACCAAGTGAAGCACCTCGGGGTGACATTCACGAAGGAGGATGACCCCGAGCTCTACCTCTTCATGGTGGA gAGTGGTTTCGAGATCTTTGAGCCCAGCGGGAAACTCAGGCCTAGCATTGTCGTGTACCCCTTCAGCGCCCTGCCGCAAATCCTTACTCTCGGTGTCGGCAACAATCACGTCAAG gaagaagaggagactgaTCAAGAAACCTCGATATCAGTCCTGCTCAAAGAGTGGGATTGTAACCATGCTAGTGAGACCCAGGGAGACAGCAGCACCTCCTCTCGCATGGAAAATGAGGAACACAGGAACTTTTACAGACATGGGGCACAGGTCCAGCCCCTACGAAGGCCCTACATTTCCTGCAAGCCCGACCAGGAGTGA